Proteins co-encoded in one Mastacembelus armatus chromosome 24, fMasArm1.2, whole genome shotgun sequence genomic window:
- the exoc8 gene encoding exocyst complex component 8, with the protein MSETGNRLRKLLESPNFDPQNYVKQLSQQSDGDRDLQEHRQKVQNLADETAQNLKKNVYKNYRQFIETAKEISYLESEMYQLSHILTEQKSIMESITQALLSTDKDETSKEMQAAFPKETEELKQRTLTSLLEKVEGGKNIMDTPGRHLIYNGDLVEFDVDNMSPIQKVHAFLMNDCLLIATWLPNRRGTVKYKYNALYDLESFAVVNVKDNPPMKDMFKILMFPDSRIFQAENSKIKKEWLEILDETKKNKVTKDRHKKEEEVPTSPVRAEVSTNPFDEDDDEPIDAGESVDLSLEWIQELPEDLDVCIAQRDFEGAVDLLDKLNEYLKDQPVTQKVKELRAKVDERVRQLTEVLVFELSPDRSLRGGPKATRRAVSQLIRLGQSTKACELFLKNRAAAVQTAIRQLRIEGATLLYIHKLCNIFFTSLLETAKEFEMDFAGNTGCYSAFVVWSKSAMRTFVNAFSKQVFDSKESLSTAAECVKVAKEHCQQLTEIGLDLTFTLQSLLVKDIKAALQSYKDIIIEATKHRNSEEMWRRMNLMTPEALAKLKDEMRSCGMSSFEQYTGDDCWVNLSYTIVAFTKQMMSFLEEGLKLYFPELHMVLLESLREIILVAVQHVDYSVRCEQDAEKKTFILQNASFLHDTVLPVVERRFEEGVGKPAKQLQDLRKSTRPVRINPESTTSVV; encoded by the exons ATGTCGGAAACAGGGAATCGACTACGGAAGCTCCTCGAATCGCCTAATTTCGACCCGCAAAATTACGTCAAGCAGCTGTCACAGCAGTCCGATGGCGACAGAGACCTGCAGGAACATCGTCAGAAAGTCCAAAACTTGGCCGACGAAACGGCTCAAAACCTGAAGAAAAATGTCTACAAGAACTACAGGCAGTTCATCGAAACGGCCAAAGAGATTTCCTACCTGGAGAGTGAGATGTACCAGCTGAGTCACATCCTGACGGAGCAGAAGAGCATCATGGAAAGCATCACTCAGGCCTTGTTGTCCACAGACAAGGACGAGACGTCCAAAGAGATGCAGGCTGCTTTCCCCAAAGAAACAGAAGAGCTGAAGCAGAGGACGCTCACCTCACTGCTGGAGAAAGTGGAAGGGGGGAAAAATATCATGGACACTCCAGGGAGGCATTTAATCTACAATGGTGACCTTGTTGAGTTTGATGTAGACAACATGTCTCCCATCCAGAAGGTCCATGCTTTCTTGATGAATGACTGCTTGTTAATTGCCACCTGGCTGCCAAACCGTCGTGGGACCGTGAAGTATAAATACAACGCTTTGTATGACCTGGAGAGCTTCGCTGTGGTCAACGTAAAAGATAACCCTCCCATGAAAGACATGTTCAAGATCCTCATGTTCCCAGACAGTCGCATCTTCCAGGCGGAGAACAGTAAAATCAAGAAGGAGTGGCTGGAGATTCTGGATGAAACCAAGAAGAACAAAGTCACCAAGGACAGGCacaagaaggaggaggaggtcccTACTTCTCCTGTAAGGGCAGAGGTGTCCACCAATCCTTTCGATGAAGATGATGACGAGCCAATAGATGCTGGAGAAAGCGTGGACCTCAGCCTCGAGTGGATCCAGGAGCTGCCGGAGGATCTGGACGTGTGTATCGCCCAGAGGGACTTTGAGGGTGCTGTGGACCTGCTGGATAAGCTTAATGAGTATCTGAAAGACCAGCCAGTCACCCAGAAGGTCAAAGAGCTCAGGGCGAAGGTGGACGAACGCGTACGGCAGCTGACAGAGGTCCTGGTGTTTGAGTTGTCTCCAGATCGGTCACTTCGGGGAGGCCCTAAAGCAACCAGGAGGGCCGTTTCCCAGCTGATCAGACTAG GCCAGTCCACGAAAGCCTGCGAGCTCTTTCTAAAAAACCGCGCTGCTGCTGTTCAGACAGCCATACGACAGCTTCGCATCGAAGGAGCCACACTGCTTTACATCCACAAACTCTGCAACATCTTCTTTACCAGCCTGCTGGAAACAGCCAAGGAGTTTGAGATGGATTTTGCAGGGAACACAGGCTGTTATTCTGCCTTTGTGGTCTGGTCCAAATCAGCCATGAGGACATTTGTGAACGCATTCAGCAAACAG GTATTTGACAGTAAGGAGAGTCTGTCGACAGCAGCAGAATGTGTTAAAGTGGCTAAAGAACACTGTCAACAGCTGACTGAGATCGGCCTGGACCTGACCTTCACCCTGCAGTCCCTGCTGGTCAAAGACATCAAAGCAGCTCTGCAGAGCTACAAGGACATCATCATCGAAGCCACCAAGCACCGAAACTCTGAGGAGATGTGGAGGAGGATGAACCTTATGACCCCCGAGGCTTTGGCTAAACTCAAG GATGAAATGCGCAGCTGTGGAATGAGCAGTTTTGAACAGTACACTGGTGATGACTGCTGGGTGAACCTGAGCTACACCATCGTGGCCTtcacaaaacaaatgatgagTTTCTTGGAGGAAGGCTTAAAGCTGTATTTCCCCGAGCTGCACATGGTGCTGCTGGAGAGCCTACGGGAGATCATCCTGGTGGCCGTGCAGCACGTGGATTACAGCGTACGTTGTGAGCAGGACGCCGAGAAGAAAACCTTCATCCTGCAGAACGCATCCTTCCTCCATGACACAGTGCTGCCTGTAGTGGAGCGGAGGTTTGAGGAGGGAGTGGGTAAGCCAGCCAAACAGCTTCAGGACCTGAGGAAGAGCACCAGGCCAGTTCGTATTAATCCAGAGAGTACAACATCTGTGGTCTGA
- the trim67 gene encoding E3 ubiquitin-protein ligase TRIM9 isoform X1, translating into MEEELKCPVCGSLFKDPILLPCSHNVCLTCARNITVQTPEGETPAQSRASGSSDYDYLDMDKMSLYSETDSGYGSYTPCQLKSPNGVRVFPPAVPHRHCSLTCPLCHRSVSLDERGLRGFPRNRLLEAIVARYQQNRSASASSSSSSTAVKCQLCDRNPVDAAVMCEQCDVYYCNACQQRCHPSRGPLAKHRLVPPPSQAGGGGAASGGGGGSGGQLPPATARKPATCVDHEAENFSMYCCSCKAPVCVKCLEEAKHAKHDIKPLVVMWKQHKCQLSQALNGVSDKAKDAKEFLVQLKNMLQQIQENGVEFEACLVAQCDSLIEALTRQKAKLLTKVTKEKEYKLKVVRDQITHCTMKLRQTTGMMEYCLEVLKENDPSGFLQISDALIKRVTSSQDQWVKGAQEPKVSPDFDLTLNTDSLLQTILQLDFCQGKVPAAPILQLEKCCTRNNSATLAWRVTPPPSNLIEGYILELDDGNGGQYREVYVGKETVCTVDGLHFNSSYNARVKAYNAIGVGPYSKTVVLKTSDVAWFTFDPTSAHRDIVLSNENQTVTCNSYDDRVVLGTAAFSKGMHYWEVSIDRYDNHPDPAFGVARINTMKDMMLGKDDKAWAMYVDNNRSWFMHNNSHTNRAEGGITKGSTVGVLLDMTKHTLTFYINKKQHGPTAFENLDGVFVPAVSLNRNVQVTLLTGLEVPKNIKQ; encoded by the exons ATGGAGGAAGAGTTAAAATGTCCCGTTTGCGGTTCTCTCTTCAAGGACCCCATCCTGCTCCCGTGTTCCCACAATGTCTGTCTGACATGCGCCCGGAACATCACCGTCCAGACCCCGGAGGGAGAGACCCCGGCGCAGAGCCGGGCTTCGGGCAGCTCTGACTACGACTACCTGGACATGGACAAGATGAGTCTGTATAGCGAGACGGACAGCGGCTACGGCTCCTACACTCCGTGCCAGCTCAAGTCTCCAAACGGGGTGCGGGTGTTTCCGCCGGCCGTCCCCCACCGACACTGCTCCCTCACCTGCCCGCTGTGCCACCGGAGCGTCTCGCTGGATGAGCGGGGGCTCCGGGGTTTCCCTCGAAACCGGCTGCTGGAGGCCATCGTGGCTCGGTACCAGCAGAACCGCTCTGCTTCCGCCTCCTCGTCTTCTTCCTCCACCGCGGTAAAGTGCCAGCTGTGCGACCGCAACCCGGTGGACGCGGCGGTGATGTGCGAGCAGTGCGACGTCTACTACTGTAACGCCTGCCAGCAGCGGTGTCACCCGTCCCGCGGTCCGCTCGCCAAACACCGCCTGGTTCCGCCGCCGAGCCAAGCGGGAGGAGGAGGTGCGGCAAGCGGAGGAGGGGGCGGAAGCGGCGGTCAGCTGCCCCCCGCTACCGCGCGGAAACCGGCGACCTGCGTGGATCATGAAGCGGAAAACTTCAGCAtgtactgctgcagctgcaaagctCCGGTGTGTGTGAAGTGTCTGGAGGAGGCAAAACACGCCAAGCACGACATCAAACCTCTGGTTGTCATGTGGAAACAACACAAg tgcCAGCTCTCCCAGGCCTTAAACGGCGTCTCTGACAAAGCTAAAGATGCTAAGGAATTCCTGGTTCAACTCAAAAACATGCTTCAGCAGATACAG GAGAACGGCGTGGAGTTTGAAGCTTGCCTCGTGGCGCAGTGTGACTCTCTGATCGAGGCATTGACCAGACAGAAAGCTAAACTGCTCACCAAAGTCACCAAGGAGAAGGAGTACAAACTAAAG gtggTGCGTGATCAGATCACCCACTGCACCATGAAGCTACGTCAGACCACCGGCATGATGGAGTACTGTCTGGAGGTCCTCAAAGAGAACGATCCAAGTGGATTCCTTCAG atCTCTGATGCACTCATTAAACGGGTGACGTCATCTCAGGACCAGTGGGTGAAAGGCGCCCAGGAACCAAAGGTCAGCCCAGACTTTGACCTCACCCTAAACACTGATTCATTGCTGCAGACCATCCTACAGCTGGACTTCTGCCAGGGCAAAG TTCCGGCAGCTCCTATCCTGCAGCTGGAGAAGTGCTGCACCCGAAACAACAGCGCCACGTTGGCCTGGAGGGTGACTCCACCCCCAAGCAACCTCATCGAGGGCTACATCCTGGAGCTGGATGATGGCAATGGAGGACAATACAGG GAGGTATATGTAGGGAAGGAGACAGTGTGTACGGTGGATGGTCTCCATTTTAACAGTTCCTACAATGCCAGGGTGAAAGCCTACAATGCTATTGGTGTGGGGCCATACAGCAAGACAGTTGTGCTCAAGACCTCTGATG TGGCTTGGTTCACCTTTGACCCCACCTCAGCTCACCGGGACATTGTTCTCTCCAATGAAAACCAGACTGTCACTTGTAACAGCTACGACGACCGTGTGGTGTTGGGAACAGCTGCTTTCTCTAAG GGCATGCACTACTGGGAGGTCAGCATCGATCGCTATGACAACCACCCAGACCCAGCATTTGGTGTGGCAAGAATCAATACAATGAAAGACATGATGCTGGGGAAAGACGACAAGGCCTGGGCCATGTATGTGGACAACAACCGCTCCTGGTTCATGCACAATAACTCCCACACCAACAG GGCAGAGGGAGGCATCACTAAGGGCTCGACTGTGGGTGTCCTGCTGGATATGACCAAACACACTCTGACTTTCTATATCAACAAGAAGCAGCACGGGCCGACTGCCTTTGAGAACCTGGATGGGGTCTTTGTGCCCGCTGTCAGCCTCAACAGAAACGtacag GTGACATTACTGACAGGTCTGGAGGTGCCAAAGAATATCAAGCAGTAG
- the trim67 gene encoding E3 ubiquitin-protein ligase TRIM9 isoform X2, producing MEEELKCPVCGSLFKDPILLPCSHNVCLTCARNITVQTPEGETPAQSRASGSSDYDYLDMDKMSLYSETDSGYGSYTPCQLKSPNGVRVFPPAVPHRHCSLTCPLCHRSVSLDERGLRGFPRNRLLEAIVARYQQNRSASASSSSSSTAVKCQLCDRNPVDAAVMCEQCDVYYCNACQQRCHPSRGPLAKHRLVPPPRGGSGGQLPPATARKPATCVDHEAENFSMYCCSCKAPVCVKCLEEAKHAKHDIKPLVVMWKQHKCQLSQALNGVSDKAKDAKEFLVQLKNMLQQIQENGVEFEACLVAQCDSLIEALTRQKAKLLTKVTKEKEYKLKVVRDQITHCTMKLRQTTGMMEYCLEVLKENDPSGFLQISDALIKRVTSSQDQWVKGAQEPKVSPDFDLTLNTDSLLQTILQLDFCQVESGPTVPAAPILQLEKCCTRNNSATLAWRVTPPPSNLIEGYILELDDGNGGQYREVYVGKETVCTVDGLHFNSSYNARVKAYNAIGVGPYSKTVVLKTSDVAWFTFDPTSAHRDIVLSNENQTVTCNSYDDRVVLGTAAFSKGMHYWEVSIDRYDNHPDPAFGVARINTMKDMMLGKDDKAWAMYVDNNRSWFMHNNSHTNRAEGGITKGSTVGVLLDMTKHTLTFYINKKQHGPTAFENLDGVFVPAVSLNRNVQVTLLTGLEVPKNIKQ from the exons ATGGAGGAAGAGTTAAAATGTCCCGTTTGCGGTTCTCTCTTCAAGGACCCCATCCTGCTCCCGTGTTCCCACAATGTCTGTCTGACATGCGCCCGGAACATCACCGTCCAGACCCCGGAGGGAGAGACCCCGGCGCAGAGCCGGGCTTCGGGCAGCTCTGACTACGACTACCTGGACATGGACAAGATGAGTCTGTATAGCGAGACGGACAGCGGCTACGGCTCCTACACTCCGTGCCAGCTCAAGTCTCCAAACGGGGTGCGGGTGTTTCCGCCGGCCGTCCCCCACCGACACTGCTCCCTCACCTGCCCGCTGTGCCACCGGAGCGTCTCGCTGGATGAGCGGGGGCTCCGGGGTTTCCCTCGAAACCGGCTGCTGGAGGCCATCGTGGCTCGGTACCAGCAGAACCGCTCTGCTTCCGCCTCCTCGTCTTCTTCCTCCACCGCGGTAAAGTGCCAGCTGTGCGACCGCAACCCGGTGGACGCGGCGGTGATGTGCGAGCAGTGCGACGTCTACTACTGTAACGCCTGCCAGCAGCGGTGTCACCCGTCCCGCGGTCCGCTCGCCAAACACCGCCTGGTTCCGCCGCCGA GGGGCGGAAGCGGCGGTCAGCTGCCCCCCGCTACCGCGCGGAAACCGGCGACCTGCGTGGATCATGAAGCGGAAAACTTCAGCAtgtactgctgcagctgcaaagctCCGGTGTGTGTGAAGTGTCTGGAGGAGGCAAAACACGCCAAGCACGACATCAAACCTCTGGTTGTCATGTGGAAACAACACAAg tgcCAGCTCTCCCAGGCCTTAAACGGCGTCTCTGACAAAGCTAAAGATGCTAAGGAATTCCTGGTTCAACTCAAAAACATGCTTCAGCAGATACAG GAGAACGGCGTGGAGTTTGAAGCTTGCCTCGTGGCGCAGTGTGACTCTCTGATCGAGGCATTGACCAGACAGAAAGCTAAACTGCTCACCAAAGTCACCAAGGAGAAGGAGTACAAACTAAAG gtggTGCGTGATCAGATCACCCACTGCACCATGAAGCTACGTCAGACCACCGGCATGATGGAGTACTGTCTGGAGGTCCTCAAAGAGAACGATCCAAGTGGATTCCTTCAG atCTCTGATGCACTCATTAAACGGGTGACGTCATCTCAGGACCAGTGGGTGAAAGGCGCCCAGGAACCAAAGGTCAGCCCAGACTTTGACCTCACCCTAAACACTGATTCATTGCTGCAGACCATCCTACAGCTGGACTTCTGCCAGG TGGAGTCTGGTCCCACAGTTCCGGCAGCTCCTATCCTGCAGCTGGAGAAGTGCTGCACCCGAAACAACAGCGCCACGTTGGCCTGGAGGGTGACTCCACCCCCAAGCAACCTCATCGAGGGCTACATCCTGGAGCTGGATGATGGCAATGGAGGACAATACAGG GAGGTATATGTAGGGAAGGAGACAGTGTGTACGGTGGATGGTCTCCATTTTAACAGTTCCTACAATGCCAGGGTGAAAGCCTACAATGCTATTGGTGTGGGGCCATACAGCAAGACAGTTGTGCTCAAGACCTCTGATG TGGCTTGGTTCACCTTTGACCCCACCTCAGCTCACCGGGACATTGTTCTCTCCAATGAAAACCAGACTGTCACTTGTAACAGCTACGACGACCGTGTGGTGTTGGGAACAGCTGCTTTCTCTAAG GGCATGCACTACTGGGAGGTCAGCATCGATCGCTATGACAACCACCCAGACCCAGCATTTGGTGTGGCAAGAATCAATACAATGAAAGACATGATGCTGGGGAAAGACGACAAGGCCTGGGCCATGTATGTGGACAACAACCGCTCCTGGTTCATGCACAATAACTCCCACACCAACAG GGCAGAGGGAGGCATCACTAAGGGCTCGACTGTGGGTGTCCTGCTGGATATGACCAAACACACTCTGACTTTCTATATCAACAAGAAGCAGCACGGGCCGACTGCCTTTGAGAACCTGGATGGGGTCTTTGTGCCCGCTGTCAGCCTCAACAGAAACGtacag GTGACATTACTGACAGGTCTGGAGGTGCCAAAGAATATCAAGCAGTAG
- the sprtn gene encoding DNA-dependent metalloprotease SPRTN, whose translation MDDDFLLAIQLQEQFDNEYETSLFASSGFQGNDFGQSNKKRKVEVTGGDGDVVPCWKPSIQPERPLSIVDESWEVLDPSPDVRAMFLEFNDMFFWGKLSGVEVKWSPRMTLCAGVCSYEGRGGLCSIRLSEPLLKLRPRKDLVETLLHEMIHALLFVTQNNRDRDGHGPEFCKHMNRINKASGTNISIYHSFHDEVDVYRQHWWRCNGPCQNRRPYFGYVKRAMNRAPSSLDPWWEDHQRTCGGTYTKIKEPEGYGKKSKKGDKNNVKTSEKSTSRSEKHTGSGSQDIRNIIPFSGKGFILGVKSLSSASSSPSHKPPVPVVKTSPPSPLSSPKKLLTPSSPAKSLSSPACSGLDHPTKATSTSFPSIRTATSTGQKPPIKRSVSNTRVFVNTNGSPVRIPKAHSSNSSHGVERVKQRSIQDLFNSTDLRKSVSGPSVSNPNTKKDLLTSPKTPTSVSSFFPKHQSSSSPSTSNASSNKSTNSKHPSLVSSKNSSAKPTQSRFFTNSDSELEAAGEGQRKRPWNDHSSSASIFDFFQKKSDSDSAASRESKKTKPPAVQQRTACATSSSSSSPSTPPLLSSAGPHSGTTSSSSSSSALMVSCPVCQAKVQESKINEHLDSCLS comes from the exons ATGGATGATGACTTTCTACTTGCCATTCAGCTACAGGAGCAGTTTGACAATGAATACGAGACCTCGTTGTTTGCATCAAGCGGCTTTCAGGGTAACGACTTCGGTCAAAGCAATAAGAAACGGAAAGTGGAAGTAACTGGAGGTGATGGCGATGTTGTTCCCTGCTGGAAGCCGAGTATCCAGCCCGAGAGGCCTCTGTCCATCGTGGACGAGTCCTGGGAGGTGCTGGACCCCAGTCCCGATGTCAGAGCCATGTTTTTAGAGTTCAATGACATGTTCTTCTGGGGGAAACTCAGCGGTGTCGAGGTGAAGTGGAGCCCCAGGATGACACT gtgtgctggtgtgtgttcCTACGAAGGCCGAGGTGGACTCTGTTCAATCAGACTCAGTGAGCCTCTGCTGAAGCTGAGACCCAGAAAAGACCTGGTGGAG ACTCTTCTTCATGAAATGATTCACGCCCTGCTGTTTGTGACCCAGAACAACCGAGACAGAGATGGTCACGGACCTGAGTTCTGCAAACATATGAACCGCATCAACAAGGCCAGTGGGACGAATATTAGT ATATACCACAGCTTTCACGATGAGGTTGATGTGTACCGGCAGCACTGGTGGCGATGCAATGGGCCCTGTCAGAACCGCAGGCCCTACTTCGGCTACGTGAAGAGAGCCATGAACCGGGCCCCGTCTTCTCTGGACCCTTGGTGGGAGGACCACCAGAGGACCTGTGGTGGGACCTACACCAAGATCAAGGAGCCTGAAGGATAtgggaaaaaaagcaagaagggagataaaaataatgtgaagaCTTCTGAGAAGAGCACCTCCAGAAGTGAAAAGCATACAG GTTCTGGATCACAGGACATAAGGAACATTATCCCATTTAGTGGCAAAGGCTTCATACTTGGTGTGAAGTCACTGTCCTCAGCATCTTCCTCTCCGTCTCACAAACCACCTGTCCCCGTTGTAAAAACATCTCCACCCAGCCCCTTATCCTCTCCTAAGAAACTCCTCACCCCTTCATCCCCAGCTAAAagtctctcctctcctgcatGCTCTGGCTTGGACCACCCAACCAAAGCAACCTCCACGTCCTTTCCCTCGATCAGAACAGCAACCTCCACAGGCCAAAAGCCACCTATAAAAAGGTCAGTCAGTAATACAAGGGTTTTTGTCAACACAAACGGTTCGCCGGTGAGAATCCCTAAAGCCcacagcagtaacagtagtCATGGAGTGGAAAGGGTCAAACAGAGGTCCATTCAAGACCTCTTCAACAGCACAGATCTCAGGAAATCAGTGAGCGGACCATCTGTTTCAAACCCGAACACGAAAAAAGACTTGCTGACATCACCGAAGACTCCTACCTCTgtttcttccttctttcctaAGCACCAAAGTTCTTCCTCTCCCAGCACATCTAATGCTAGTTCTAATAAGTCCACTAATTCAAAGCATCCATCTTTAGTTTCATCTAAAAACAGCTCAGCAAAACCAACACAATCCAGGTTTTTCACCAATTCTGACAGTGAATTAGAGGCTGCTGGTGAGGGTCAGAGGAAGAGGCCGTGGAACGACCACAGCAGCTCTGCCAGCATCTTTGACTTCTTCCAGAAGAAATCAGACAGTGATTCAGCAGCTTCGAGGgagtcaaagaaaacaaaaccacctGCAGTGCAGCAAAGAACTGCCTGTGCCACCTCCTCCTCGTCATCATCCCCTTCCacacctcctcttctttcctctgcagGACCACACAGTGGTACtacatcctcatcatcctcctcctctgcgCTGATGGTCAGCTGTCCTGTGTGCCAAGCTAAGGTCCAGGAGTCAAAGATCAACGAGCATCTTGATTCCTGCCTCTCCTGA